A DNA window from Chryseobacterium sp. MEBOG06 contains the following coding sequences:
- a CDS encoding bacteriocin-like protein: protein MKNLRKLSKRSLKTIIGGNAPLCDSGYRACVVGRTDTGSPIWDCIPTSYPCRP, encoded by the coding sequence ATGAAAAATTTAAGAAAATTATCAAAAAGAAGTCTGAAAACAATTATCGGAGGGAATGCCCCTTTATGCGATTCGGGCTATAGAGCATGCGTGGTAGGAAGAACTGATACAGGATCACCAATCTGGGATTGTATACCAACTTCATATCCTTGCAGACCTTAA
- a CDS encoding DMT family transporter: protein MNWIILVIAGLFEVAFASCLGKAKETSGTESYYWFAGFLVTMTISMVLLIKATQALPIGTAYAVWTGIGAVGTALMGIFFFKDPVSFWRIFFIITLIGSVIGLKAVSSH from the coding sequence ATGAATTGGATTATCTTAGTTATTGCCGGGTTATTTGAAGTTGCATTCGCATCTTGTCTAGGAAAGGCAAAGGAAACCTCCGGAACGGAATCTTATTACTGGTTTGCAGGCTTCCTGGTGACAATGACAATAAGTATGGTGCTACTTATTAAAGCCACTCAGGCATTACCTATCGGTACGGCCTATGCGGTATGGACAGGAATTGGAGCAGTGGGAACTGCCTTAATGGGAATTTTCTTTTTTAAGGATCCTGTAAGCTTCTGGAGAATATTTTTCATTATCACCTTAATTGGTTCTGTGATTGGCTTAAAGGCTGTTTCTTCGCACTAA
- a CDS encoding GNAT family N-acetyltransferase → MGQLKFRNAELSDLEKIVEIYNSTIASRMVTADVEEVSVESKQKWFDDHNPETRPLWVVEDQEDQIVGWVSFSSFHERAAYSGTVEVSIYLDESSRGKGYGKTILQYCIDNAGKFGVNNLVALIFLHNEPSLKLFRYFGFEDWGNLPNVAILDGVERSLVILGKRID, encoded by the coding sequence ATGGGACAATTAAAGTTCAGAAATGCCGAGTTATCCGATTTAGAGAAAATTGTAGAGATATACAATTCAACAATCGCATCAAGGATGGTGACCGCAGATGTAGAAGAAGTTTCCGTAGAAAGCAAGCAGAAATGGTTTGATGATCATAACCCTGAAACAAGACCTCTTTGGGTGGTTGAAGATCAGGAAGATCAGATAGTAGGTTGGGTGAGCTTTAGTTCTTTTCATGAAAGAGCGGCCTATAGCGGAACAGTGGAAGTAAGTATTTATCTGGATGAAAGCAGCAGAGGAAAAGGCTATGGGAAGACTATTCTTCAATATTGCATAGACAATGCCGGAAAATTTGGGGTAAATAACCTGGTGGCTCTTATATTTCTTCATAATGAGCCGAGCTTAAAACTCTTCCGTTACTTTGGTTTTGAAGATTGGGGAAACCTTCCTAATGTAGCTATTCTGGATGGAGTAGAAAGAAGCCTTGTCATATTGGGTAAAAGGATTGATTAG
- a CDS encoding alpha/beta hydrolase family protein, translating to MKIKLTICLLAFLNFYDAQENITYQKPSAEILKLADYQRPPSVLMNNKKDWVVFTYRATYKTLQDLSQQEMKLGGLRINPVTNISSTATYFNNLKIRKISDKNEIQVKNLPAEARITYISFSPDEKKLAFTNTTTKGVELWIVDMETVSAKKVTADNLNANLGTPYSWYNDSQSLLIKTLPQNRPALIDSDKDLPTGPIVSTSDGKVSQNRTYQDLLKNPQDEKNFETLTASEIYKVDLNGILKKVKDQDMYSGLSFSPDGNYLMTTVIKKPFSYIVPLSRFPSVTTVYDLNGNLVKAVNEVPLNEIMPKGFSSVRTGKRNMMWRSDAPATLVFAEALDGGDQSRSSEYRDEIFTWEAPFTASPKSFFKTKQRYDGVSWTNNHFAIVSEEWYDTRNTKSYLIDLNNGEAKVIDDRNSQDVYSDPGNFNTVKNQYGRTVVDMKGDKAYLIGDGFTKDGQHPFIDEMDVKSLKKKRLYTSNLKNTKEVIVDILDPSKGEILTTQQSSSQYPNYFKKNIKSNKAFAVTNFENPFEGLKNVYKEVITYKRNDGVTLTGTLYLPANYDRKAKKEKLPLLIWAYPREFKDKDTAGQSTQNDNDFTFPTYGSFVYWTAKGYAVLDNAAFPIIGEGKTEPNDTFIPQLVANAAAAIDAVDQLGYIDRKKVAVGGHSYGAFMTANLLTHSNLFACGIARSGAYNRTLTPFGFQSEQRNYWDVPEIYNTMSPFMHADQMKTPLLLIHGDADNNPGTFTLQTERYFQALKNLGAPVKMVLLPKEAHGYQAKENILHLLWEQDQFLEKCLKK from the coding sequence ATGAAGATAAAACTGACAATTTGCCTTTTGGCATTTCTCAATTTTTATGATGCACAGGAAAATATTACTTATCAAAAGCCTTCTGCTGAGATTCTTAAGCTGGCAGATTATCAAAGGCCGCCAAGCGTTTTGATGAATAATAAAAAAGATTGGGTGGTTTTTACTTACCGCGCAACTTATAAAACACTTCAGGATCTTAGTCAGCAGGAAATGAAATTGGGAGGATTGAGAATTAATCCCGTGACGAATATTTCAAGTACAGCTACCTACTTCAATAATTTGAAGATCAGAAAAATTAGCGATAAAAATGAAATTCAGGTAAAAAACTTACCAGCAGAGGCTAGAATTACTTATATTTCATTTTCTCCTGATGAAAAGAAACTTGCTTTTACCAATACGACAACCAAAGGGGTAGAGCTCTGGATCGTCGATATGGAAACGGTTTCTGCAAAAAAAGTGACAGCAGATAACCTGAATGCGAATTTAGGAACGCCTTATAGCTGGTATAATGATTCACAGAGTTTACTGATCAAGACACTTCCTCAGAACAGACCTGCTTTGATAGATTCTGATAAAGATCTTCCAACAGGGCCAATTGTTTCTACCTCGGATGGAAAGGTATCACAAAACAGAACGTACCAGGATCTCTTAAAGAATCCTCAGGATGAAAAAAACTTTGAGACTCTTACTGCTTCAGAAATCTATAAAGTAGACCTTAACGGAATTCTTAAAAAAGTGAAAGATCAGGATATGTATTCCGGACTTAGCTTTTCTCCTGACGGAAACTATTTAATGACAACCGTGATTAAAAAGCCATTCTCTTATATTGTGCCGTTAAGCAGATTTCCATCAGTAACTACTGTTTATGATTTGAATGGAAATCTTGTAAAAGCAGTGAATGAAGTTCCTCTGAATGAAATCATGCCTAAAGGCTTTTCATCTGTAAGAACAGGGAAAAGAAATATGATGTGGAGAAGTGATGCGCCTGCAACACTGGTTTTCGCTGAAGCACTGGATGGAGGTGACCAGTCTAGATCTTCCGAATACAGAGACGAGATCTTCACATGGGAAGCACCATTTACAGCATCTCCGAAATCTTTTTTCAAAACAAAACAGAGATATGATGGGGTAAGCTGGACCAATAACCACTTTGCCATTGTTTCTGAAGAATGGTATGATACCAGAAATACAAAATCTTACCTGATCGACCTTAATAACGGGGAGGCAAAAGTGATCGATGACAGAAATTCTCAGGATGTATACAGTGATCCGGGAAATTTTAATACTGTGAAAAATCAGTATGGAAGAACTGTTGTTGATATGAAAGGAGATAAGGCTTATCTGATAGGAGATGGGTTTACTAAAGATGGTCAGCATCCGTTCATTGATGAGATGGATGTTAAATCTCTCAAAAAGAAGAGACTTTATACTTCAAACCTTAAGAATACGAAAGAAGTGATTGTTGATATTCTCGACCCTTCAAAAGGAGAGATATTGACAACCCAACAGTCTTCAAGCCAGTATCCTAATTATTTTAAAAAGAATATTAAGTCTAATAAAGCCTTTGCAGTAACTAATTTTGAAAATCCATTTGAAGGATTAAAGAATGTTTATAAAGAAGTTATTACTTATAAAAGGAATGATGGTGTAACCCTTACAGGAACGCTTTACTTACCTGCAAACTATGACAGAAAGGCTAAGAAGGAAAAACTGCCGTTATTAATCTGGGCATATCCCAGAGAATTTAAAGATAAGGATACCGCAGGACAGAGTACTCAGAATGACAATGACTTTACATTCCCTACTTACGGTTCTTTTGTATATTGGACCGCCAAAGGGTATGCTGTTTTAGATAATGCCGCTTTCCCAATCATTGGTGAAGGAAAAACAGAGCCAAATGATACTTTCATCCCTCAGCTGGTAGCTAATGCAGCAGCGGCAATTGATGCTGTAGACCAGTTAGGATATATCGACAGAAAGAAAGTGGCTGTAGGAGGACATTCTTATGGTGCCTTTATGACAGCGAATCTGTTGACCCATTCTAACCTTTTTGCATGTGGTATTGCACGAAGTGGTGCTTATAACAGAACCTTAACTCCTTTCGGATTTCAGAGTGAGCAGAGAAATTATTGGGACGTTCCGGAGATCTACAATACGATGTCTCCATTCATGCATGCTGATCAAATGAAAACACCACTTCTTCTGATACATGGTGATGCAGACAACAATCCCGGTACATTTACCTTACAGACAGAAAGGTATTTCCAGGCACTGAAAAACCTTGGCGCTCCGGTAAAAATGGTTCTTCTTCCAAAAGAGGCCCATGGATACCAGGCTAAGGAGAATATTTTACATCTTTTATGGGAACAGGATCAATTCCTTGAAAAGTGTTTGAAAAAATAA
- a CDS encoding Crp/Fnr family transcriptional regulator: MLRTNQAFLSYFENLYNDQNHKDDIVLKSFSRDENILRQDQPLSRLMLLKEGIVKCYFTEENGKEYIVEFLGKGEILGEVEMIKNISCLCGVKAVSEVTVYETNISHFKSLIKNDLALNHLLLDSFAERIINTSSRASYQQLYTVEHTVMQLLDMQSKQGIQISKEDMAAYLGITVRSLNRILKDVK; this comes from the coding sequence ATGTTACGAACAAATCAGGCGTTTTTAAGCTATTTTGAGAATCTTTATAATGATCAGAATCATAAAGATGATATTGTACTGAAATCCTTTTCCAGGGATGAAAATATTTTAAGGCAGGATCAACCGCTGTCAAGGCTGATGCTTCTAAAAGAGGGAATCGTTAAATGTTATTTTACTGAAGAAAACGGCAAAGAATATATTGTCGAATTTCTGGGAAAAGGTGAAATACTGGGAGAAGTGGAGATGATTAAAAATATCAGCTGTTTATGTGGTGTAAAAGCCGTATCTGAAGTAACCGTATATGAAACAAATATTTCCCATTTTAAATCTTTAATCAAAAACGATCTTGCTCTGAATCACTTACTACTGGATTCTTTCGCAGAAAGAATTATCAATACTTCCAGCAGGGCATCCTATCAACAGCTATATACGGTAGAACATACTGTAATGCAGTTGCTGGATATGCAGTCCAAACAAGGAATTCAGATCTCAAAAGAAGATATGGCGGCCTATCTGGGGATTACGGTGAGAAGTTTAAATAGAATTTTAAAAGATGTGAAATAA
- a CDS encoding sigma-54-dependent transcriptional regulator — MQKILIVEDEKAISGVLHSILSDELTDYEFVIAEDGLEGYKQVEKEDFALVISDIKMPKLSGTELLKQSLSLKPETTFIMISGHADIDSAVSCLKEGAYDFISKPIDINRLITSVKNALVKETLKKENKNLQTENKTLKRKVNKKYQMIGDSPALKKIQDMIEKVAVSDARVLITGPNGAGKELVAHAIHNQSDRARGPMIEVNCAAIPSELIESELFGHVKGSFTGAIKDKQGKFEQANGGTIFLDEIGDMSLIAQAKVLRALQESKVSPVGSDKEIKVDVRVIAATNKNMQKEIEEGKFREDLYHRLSVIEIYVPPLDERKEDIKLLVDHFSGMIADEHGTAVKKFDDKAIDALKALSWTGNIRELRNVVERLIILGGNSVSEGDVASFVRK, encoded by the coding sequence ATGCAAAAAATCCTTATAGTAGAAGACGAAAAAGCAATCTCAGGAGTACTTCACAGTATTCTTTCGGATGAACTCACCGATTATGAATTTGTTATCGCTGAAGACGGCCTTGAAGGCTACAAACAGGTAGAAAAAGAAGATTTCGCTTTGGTGATTTCTGATATCAAAATGCCTAAACTTTCAGGAACCGAACTTTTAAAGCAAAGTCTTTCCCTAAAACCTGAAACTACTTTTATCATGATCTCGGGACACGCAGATATCGATTCTGCTGTTTCTTGCTTAAAAGAGGGTGCATATGATTTTATTTCCAAGCCAATTGACATCAACAGGCTGATCACAAGCGTGAAAAATGCGCTGGTAAAAGAAACACTGAAGAAAGAAAACAAAAATCTTCAGACTGAAAATAAAACATTAAAGAGAAAAGTAAATAAAAAATACCAGATGATCGGTGATTCTCCTGCTTTAAAGAAGATTCAGGATATGATCGAGAAGGTAGCCGTTTCTGATGCGAGAGTTTTAATTACAGGTCCTAACGGTGCCGGTAAAGAACTGGTAGCCCACGCTATTCACAATCAAAGCGACCGCGCAAGAGGACCAATGATTGAAGTAAACTGTGCTGCAATCCCATCTGAGCTTATTGAATCTGAACTTTTCGGACACGTAAAAGGTTCTTTTACGGGTGCTATCAAAGATAAACAGGGAAAGTTTGAACAGGCTAACGGAGGTACTATTTTTCTTGATGAGATTGGTGATATGAGCCTTATCGCTCAGGCTAAAGTATTGAGAGCCCTTCAGGAAAGCAAAGTTTCTCCGGTAGGAAGTGATAAAGAAATAAAAGTTGATGTAAGAGTAATTGCAGCAACAAATAAAAATATGCAGAAAGAAATTGAGGAAGGAAAATTCAGAGAAGACCTTTACCACAGACTTTCTGTAATTGAAATTTATGTTCCGCCATTGGACGAAAGAAAAGAGGATATCAAATTATTGGTCGACCACTTCTCCGGCATGATTGCTGACGAGCACGGTACTGCAGTGAAAAAGTTTGATGATAAAGCTATTGATGCTTTAAAAGCTCTTTCGTGGACTGGAAATATCAGAGAGCTAAGAAATGTTGTGGAAAGATTGATCATTCTTGGTGGAAATTCTGTTTCTGAAGGTGACGTTGCAAGTTTTGTAAGGAAATAA
- a CDS encoding Crp/Fnr family transcriptional regulator, whose translation MNIDQILDSIYILPEASKNSLKEHITEVSHPKGFCLMEADKVIPYVYFIRKGIARAYSSTSENDITFWFGSEGQCVLSMKSYVEDKPGYESIELLEDCDLYVLETENLRKLFNEDIHMANWGRKLAEAEMIKSEELIISRQFKTSLERYKDIISYQPDLLKRVQLGYIASYLGITQVSLSRIRAEIK comes from the coding sequence ATGAATATAGACCAGATTCTTGACTCCATTTACATTCTCCCTGAAGCTTCTAAAAACAGCTTAAAAGAGCATATTACAGAAGTTTCCCATCCTAAGGGATTCTGCCTGATGGAAGCTGATAAAGTAATTCCGTATGTTTATTTTATCCGTAAGGGTATTGCACGTGCTTATTCTTCCACGTCAGAAAATGATATTACATTCTGGTTTGGAAGTGAAGGCCAATGTGTGCTTTCCATGAAAAGCTATGTGGAAGACAAACCGGGTTATGAAAGCATTGAATTACTTGAAGACTGTGATCTGTATGTACTGGAAACGGAAAATCTCAGAAAACTTTTTAATGAAGATATTCATATGGCCAACTGGGGAAGAAAATTAGCCGAAGCGGAGATGATAAAGTCTGAGGAACTCATTATTTCAAGACAGTTCAAAACTTCTTTGGAGCGATATAAAGATATCATTTCCTATCAGCCTGATTTACTTAAGAGAGTTCAGCTCGGCTATATTGCATCGTATCTTGGAATTACCCAGGTAAGCTTAAGCAGAATCCGTGCGGAGATTAAATAA
- a CDS encoding DoxX family protein, whose translation MNYNNSNSGSILKDIVLLAVRVFVGFAMLSHGFPKLQMLLAGGKIDFFDFMGLGPQISLILTVFAEFVCSILLILGLFTRVSLGFLIFTMVIAAFVVHGADPFEKREMSLIYLSVYLLLIVMGAGKVSVDHMIERRKRASDW comes from the coding sequence ATGAACTATAACAATTCAAATTCAGGATCGATACTTAAAGATATTGTTTTATTGGCAGTGAGGGTATTTGTAGGTTTTGCAATGCTGTCTCATGGATTCCCAAAACTTCAGATGCTGTTAGCAGGAGGTAAAATCGATTTTTTTGATTTTATGGGATTAGGCCCTCAGATATCTTTGATTCTTACGGTCTTTGCAGAGTTTGTATGTTCAATATTACTGATATTAGGGCTCTTTACAAGAGTTTCATTAGGATTTTTGATTTTTACCATGGTGATTGCTGCATTTGTGGTTCATGGAGCAGATCCTTTTGAGAAGAGAGAAATGAGTCTTATTTACCTTTCAGTTTATCTACTGTTAATAGTCATGGGGGCTGGAAAGGTTTCTGTAGACCATATGATAGAAAGAAGAAAAAGAGCTTCAGATTGGTAA
- a CDS encoding YggS family pyridoxal phosphate-dependent enzyme: MSIKENYKAIQDQLPSGVQLVAVSKTHPVSAIQEVYDLGQRIFGENKVQELMEKQPLLPSDIQWHLIGHLQTNKVKYIAPFVDTIQSVDSQKLLSEINKEAGKHNRIIKVLLQVKIAAEETKFGLEISEAKDLFQQYIEGSFPNIEITGLMGMATFTEDEQQVRKEFLILKSLFDELNELKTLDTLSMGMSDDFPLAIESGANSVRVGSAIFGRRDYSKQNF; encoded by the coding sequence ATGAGTATTAAAGAAAATTATAAAGCCATCCAAGATCAGCTTCCATCCGGGGTTCAACTGGTTGCCGTTTCAAAGACGCATCCGGTTTCTGCGATACAAGAAGTGTATGACCTGGGACAGAGAATTTTTGGAGAAAATAAAGTTCAGGAGCTGATGGAAAAACAGCCTCTTCTTCCTTCAGATATTCAATGGCATCTGATCGGGCACTTACAGACCAACAAAGTCAAATATATAGCTCCTTTTGTAGATACTATACAGAGTGTAGATTCTCAAAAACTATTGTCAGAGATCAATAAAGAGGCAGGGAAGCACAATAGAATCATTAAAGTTCTTCTTCAGGTGAAAATTGCGGCGGAAGAAACCAAGTTCGGACTTGAGATTTCTGAGGCAAAAGATCTTTTTCAACAATATATTGAAGGTAGTTTTCCTAATATTGAAATTACCGGGCTGATGGGGATGGCAACATTCACGGAAGATGAACAGCAGGTCAGAAAAGAGTTTTTAATTTTAAAAAGTCTTTTTGATGAACTCAACGAACTAAAAACACTGGATACTTTATCAATGGGAATGAGTGATGATTTTCCATTGGCCATTGAGTCTGGGGCCAATTCTGTGCGGGTTGGATCTGCTATTTTCGGCAGAAGAGACTATTCAAAGCAGAATTTTTAG
- a CDS encoding HAD family hydrolase, translated as MNNHITTIAFDADDTLWINEPYFQEAEKEFCILLEDYLPLHSVSQALFETEMKNLHLYGYGVKGFMLCMIETIGRVSNNTASLELVNKAIRLGQDLLQKPIELLDGVTETLESLKGKYRLVVATKGDLLDQERKLKNSGLQDYFHHIEIMSDKKENDYRKLLKHLDCQPENFLMLGNSIKSDILPVLEIGGSAAHIPYHVTWNHEQHDRNLEHPNFMELESINGILKHL; from the coding sequence ATGAATAATCATATTACCACTATTGCCTTTGATGCAGATGATACACTTTGGATCAATGAACCTTATTTTCAGGAGGCAGAGAAAGAATTCTGTATCTTACTGGAAGATTATCTTCCACTTCATTCGGTATCACAAGCGTTATTTGAAACCGAAATGAAGAATCTTCATTTATATGGTTACGGAGTAAAAGGGTTTATGTTGTGTATGATTGAAACTATTGGCAGAGTTTCCAATAATACGGCATCATTAGAGCTTGTAAATAAAGCTATCCGGCTCGGTCAGGATCTTCTTCAAAAACCCATTGAGCTTCTGGATGGAGTCACGGAAACCCTTGAAAGCCTGAAAGGGAAATACCGATTAGTGGTTGCTACAAAAGGGGATCTTCTGGATCAGGAACGTAAACTGAAAAACTCGGGATTACAGGATTATTTTCATCACATTGAGATCATGAGTGACAAAAAAGAAAATGATTACAGAAAACTGTTGAAACATCTGGACTGCCAGCCTGAAAATTTTCTAATGTTGGGAAATTCCATTAAATCAGATATTTTGCCCGTACTGGAAATCGGGGGATCAGCGGCTCATATTCCTTATCATGTCACCTGGAACCACGAACAGCATGATCGCAATCTGGAACATCCAAATTTTATGGAACTGGAAAGTATTAATGGAATCCTGAAGCATCTGTAA
- the era gene encoding GTPase Era gives MHKAGFVNIVGKPNAGKSTLLNQLMGEKLAIVTQKAQTTRHRIFGIYNEEDLQIVFSDTPGVLDPKYGLQEKMMDFVKDSLQDADVFLFIVDVTDKAEPSEFLIDKLNKIPVPVLLLLNKVDQTDQAGLEKLVEEWHNRIPKAEILPISALNAFNTEVILPKIKSLLPENPPYYDKDQYTDKPERFFVNEAIREKILLNYDKEIPYSVEVVTEQFKEKEGIIFIDSIIYVERDTQKGIIIGHKGEAIKKVGTEARLDLEKFFSKKIHLNLFVKVKKDWRKNDRDLKNFGYR, from the coding sequence ATGCACAAAGCTGGATTTGTAAATATAGTTGGAAAGCCTAATGCCGGAAAATCTACACTGCTCAACCAATTAATGGGGGAGAAGCTGGCGATTGTAACGCAGAAAGCTCAGACAACCCGTCACAGAATTTTTGGTATTTATAATGAAGAAGACCTTCAGATTGTATTTTCTGATACTCCCGGAGTATTAGATCCTAAATACGGCCTGCAGGAAAAAATGATGGATTTTGTAAAAGACTCTTTACAGGATGCAGATGTATTTCTGTTTATTGTAGACGTTACCGATAAAGCGGAACCTTCAGAGTTTTTGATTGATAAGTTAAATAAAATCCCTGTTCCTGTACTTCTGTTATTGAATAAAGTAGACCAAACCGATCAGGCAGGTCTTGAAAAACTGGTAGAAGAATGGCACAATAGAATTCCAAAAGCGGAAATTCTTCCTATCTCTGCACTGAATGCTTTCAATACAGAGGTTATCTTACCTAAAATAAAATCATTACTCCCTGAGAACCCTCCATACTATGATAAGGATCAATATACGGATAAACCCGAGAGATTCTTTGTTAATGAGGCAATACGTGAGAAAATTCTTTTGAACTATGATAAAGAAATTCCATATTCTGTAGAAGTGGTAACTGAGCAGTTTAAGGAAAAAGAGGGAATTATCTTTATAGATTCTATTATCTATGTAGAAAGAGATACCCAGAAAGGAATCATTATAGGTCACAAAGGAGAAGCAATCAAAAAGGTAGGAACTGAAGCAAGATTGGATCTTGAGAAATTTTTCTCTAAGAAAATTCACTTAAACTTATTTGTAAAAGTGAAAAAGGACTGGAGAAAGAATGACAGAGACCTTAAAAATTTCGGTTACAGATAA
- a CDS encoding GLPGLI family protein, with protein MKKTLIIFALYTASLYQSQTNRFTYELQYRKETTDEYRKSLMNLDISPKSVKFYDKDFADYDLKNKEANQSVSHYSTKTDQVVEREPESFNNRWYRDFFEYFVVKTHDEMNWQVLNETKEYNGYKLQKATTDFGGRSWSAWFSNEVNIKEGPYKFGGLPGLIFILEDTDKNFIYKLINNEKLVADYDTKDFVETHYGKPALPITNEKFNTYIEDIYQNPTRLFSEKIKNGGNLTFKNESVESVEELNRKKEMLQKGIKGRYIYIEKDKEPLFKG; from the coding sequence ATGAAAAAAACACTAATCATCTTTGCTTTATACACAGCTTCACTATATCAATCTCAAACCAACAGATTTACCTATGAACTTCAGTACCGAAAAGAAACAACTGATGAATATAGAAAAAGTCTGATGAATCTGGATATCAGTCCTAAGTCTGTTAAATTTTACGATAAGGACTTTGCTGATTATGATTTAAAAAATAAGGAAGCTAATCAGTCAGTTTCCCATTACAGTACAAAAACCGACCAGGTTGTTGAAAGAGAGCCTGAATCTTTCAATAACAGATGGTACAGAGATTTCTTTGAGTATTTTGTGGTAAAAACACATGACGAGATGAATTGGCAGGTACTTAATGAAACCAAAGAATACAATGGTTATAAACTTCAAAAAGCCACCACAGATTTTGGAGGCAGAAGCTGGAGTGCATGGTTTTCCAACGAGGTCAATATCAAAGAGGGTCCTTATAAATTCGGAGGCCTTCCCGGGCTGATCTTTATTCTTGAAGATACGGATAAAAATTTCATCTATAAGCTCATTAACAACGAAAAGCTTGTTGCAGATTACGACACTAAAGATTTTGTAGAAACCCACTATGGGAAGCCGGCACTTCCTATCACCAATGAAAAATTCAATACATATATTGAAGATATTTACCAAAACCCTACAAGGTTATTTTCAGAAAAGATAAAGAATGGAGGAAATTTAACCTTTAAAAATGAAAGTGTAGAATCTGTTGAAGAACTTAACAGGAAAAAAGAAATGCTGCAGAAAGGTATTAAAGGACGGTATATTTATATTGAAAAGGATAAAGAACCTTTATTTAAAGGCTGA
- a CDS encoding MATE family efflux transporter yields MNFLNKNYTKECLTLALPVMLTQVGQVSVNLFDNIIVGKLLGADALASVSLGNAVFFSIFVLALGFSFAIPPLVSEAHSKEDHATINSVFSHGFIINMSVGIILTVVLLLGMPLLYHSGQPAKIIPDTVSFLSIMVISMIPFMAFQTLREVSEGLSYTIGVTKATIIANIINIVLNYVFIKGLWGIPAMGVKGSALATLISRIFMVVFLYFVLLKEERTRRYIKDFSLKIQVFSKKMFDKMVKLGLPTALQMFFEVTAFAGAAFICGLISAHDIASHQIALSMASFTFNLCVGFSVASTVMIGRKVGEQNFVELRKAGINNLKIAFIFMCICGLIFILGRNILPTFFTKKEEIEVITLASKLMIIAALFQLSDGIQVTALGMLRGLQDVKIPSIYTFIAYWVITIPLGYFFCVTLKMGAFGMWIALGLGLTISAVFLVKRFLNMSAKRIKQNL; encoded by the coding sequence ATGAACTTTTTAAACAAAAACTATACAAAAGAGTGCCTGACTTTGGCTCTGCCTGTGATGCTTACTCAGGTGGGGCAGGTTTCAGTAAACTTATTCGACAATATTATTGTCGGTAAGCTGCTGGGTGCTGATGCATTGGCATCTGTTTCATTAGGAAACGCTGTATTTTTCTCCATATTTGTATTGGCACTTGGGTTTTCATTTGCAATACCGCCATTGGTTTCGGAAGCGCATTCCAAAGAAGATCACGCCACCATCAATTCTGTTTTCAGCCACGGATTTATCATCAATATGTCTGTCGGAATTATCCTGACAGTTGTTTTACTTCTTGGGATGCCTCTACTCTACCACTCGGGGCAGCCTGCCAAGATCATTCCGGATACCGTGAGTTTCTTAAGTATTATGGTGATCAGTATGATTCCGTTTATGGCATTTCAAACCCTTCGTGAGGTTTCTGAAGGACTGTCTTACACGATAGGAGTTACCAAAGCCACCATTATTGCCAATATTATCAACATTGTACTGAACTATGTATTTATCAAAGGTCTTTGGGGAATACCTGCGATGGGAGTGAAAGGATCTGCCCTGGCTACTCTTATTTCAAGAATTTTCATGGTTGTTTTCCTTTATTTTGTTTTGCTTAAAGAAGAGCGTACAAGACGTTATATTAAAGATTTTTCATTGAAAATTCAGGTTTTTTCTAAGAAAATGTTTGATAAAATGGTAAAACTGGGACTGCCAACTGCTTTACAGATGTTCTTTGAAGTAACTGCTTTTGCGGGAGCTGCCTTTATTTGCGGGCTGATCTCTGCTCATGATATTGCTTCTCACCAAATCGCTTTAAGTATGGCTTCCTTCACATTCAATTTATGTGTAGGCTTCAGTGTTGCTTCCACAGTAATGATCGGAAGAAAAGTGGGTGAACAAAATTTTGTTGAGCTTAGAAAAGCAGGCATTAACAACCTTAAGATTGCCTTTATTTTTATGTGTATCTGCGGATTAATTTTCATTCTGGGTAGAAATATACTTCCTACTTTCTTTACGAAAAAAGAAGAAATTGAAGTAATCACTCTTGCCTCAAAACTGATGATTATTGCTGCTTTATTCCAGCTTTCTGATGGAATTCAGGTAACAGCTTTGGGAATGCTCAGAGGGCTGCAGGATGTGAAAATCCCGTCTATTTATACCTTTATCGCTTATTGGGTAATTACGATTCCTTTAGGTTATTTCTTCTGTGTCACCTTAAAAATGGGAGCTTTCGGAATGTGGATTGCCCTGGGACTGGGATTAACGATATCAGCGGTCTTTCTGGTAAAAAGATTTTTGAATATGTCTGCGAAAAGAATAAAGCAGAATTTGTAA